ATCCTTGATCAGGTGCTTCAAGGGAAAGTTAGGATTGCTGTAGTCGTGCTCCATGAATTTCTTCAGTTTCTTGTCGAATGTGGGCGCATAGAGGGCACTCTGGCGCAATAACCCCATGAACTGCTCCACCTCCACACCCTCTGCGCGGATCAGGCCAAGACTCTGTGAGAATCCTACGGTAAGCGAGGCGATCAATTGGTTCATTGCCAATTTCACTGCAGCGCCCTTGCCTACAGGCCCAAGGTGCTCAACCTCCTTTCCAAGCCCCCGCAGCATCAGCAGGGTCTGGTGGTATGCGCTCTCTGAACCTGCCGCCATGACAATCAGTTCGCCGGATTTTGCTTCCGGAATACTCCCCAATACGGGTACCTCGAGATAGTCTCCGCCCGCCGCCTCCACACTTGCGCCGATGTCACGACTCTCATCGGGAGAGATGGTGCCCATCTGCAGTATCGACTTTCCCTTTATCAACGGCTTCACCGAGCTATCGAACAGCACATCTTTGATCGCTTTGGCATCACTGAGGGTCAGAATCAATACATCACCGGCAGTCACTGCTGCAGTGAGTGATGATTCCACGCTCAATCCCTCCTCCTTCGCGATCTTCAATCGTTCTTTCGAGCGGTTCCAGGCAATCACATCATGGCCACAATGAACCAGTCTGTGGGCAATCGGAAGACCCATCAAGCCAAGCCCCAGCAGTGCTACTTTCATCGTCTTTCCCTCACGGATTACTCTTCAGCATGGTAGACGCGACTCAGATCATGCACCGCCTCCACAAACACGCCCGCATGTTCAGGGTCGATCTCGGGATGAATACCATGGCCAAGATTGAACACATGGCCGCTACCCTTGCCGAAACTGGCCAACACCTGAGCCACCGCTTCCCTGATCCGTTGCGGTGATGCATATAAGGTACAGGGATCGAGATTACCCTGCAGGGCAACCCTATCGCCTACACGACGTCTTGCATCGGCCAGGCTCAAGGTCCAGTCGATACCCAATGCGTCACATCCGCTGTCAGCCATCTGTTCCAGCCATAATCCACCGCCCTTGGTAAACAGGATAGCGGGCACCTTGCGACCCTCCGTCTCACGCTTCAATACCTGCAGTATCTGCCGCATGTAGGCAAGCGAGAAGGCCTCATAGTGCTGCGGCGTCAGCACACCACCCCAGGTATCGAAGATCATCACAGCCTGTGCGCCGGCATCAATTTGCGCATTCAGATAGGCAGCGACTACATCAGCGATTTTGCTCAACAGTCGGTGCATCAAATCCGGGCGGTCAAACATCATCCCTTTTACCTTTGAGAAATTCTTGGTGCCGCCACCCTCTACCATATAGGTCGCCAGGGTCCATGGGCTGCCACTGAACCCGATCAGCGGCACCCTCCCCTGCAATTCACGGCGAATGGTACGGACGGCATCCATGACATAGCCCAGGTCATCCTCCATATCCGGCACTGCCAATCCTTCGATAGCGGCTTCATCCCGTACCGGCCGCTCGAAATGGGGGCCTTCGCCTTCGGTGAAATAGAGGCCAAGTCCCATGGCGTCAGGTACGGTAAGAATATCGGAAAAGAGAATGGCCGCATCCAGCGGGTAGCGGTCCAAAGGTTGAATGGTGACTTCACAGGCCAGATCCGGGTTACGGCACAGATCCATGAAACTTCCCGCCTTGCTGCGGGTGGCCCGGTACTCAGGTAGATACCGACCGGCCTGGCGCATCATCCAGACTGGGGTCACATCCACTGGTTCACGGCAGAGCGCCCGCAAAAATCGGTCATTTTTCAATCTAGCCACAGAGATATCCTTCGAAACGGTTTTGCTATAAACAGCAGCCGATTGTACACGCAAAACAGTGCCCGTAGACACTCGATGTTTAATACGCAGAATCTGCAACTCACCATTTTAGCCAATATCCGTGTATGGGATACTATCTCCGTAAAAGCAATGCTGTACGAGAAATCTATGACACCCGTAAAACAGATCATCCTTGCCAAGAAAGACGCCCTTGCCTCGACCGTGGCTGAGCCGTTATCGCTGCTGGCCAGACGTTGTATTGCTGTCTGGGATGATATCGACGCACTGGACCGGGTACTGCTCGAACACATCGATCAGATCACCAACTGTGAATTTCTCTATGCCTGGGACCTGGAGGGACAAGAGATATCATCACTGATTCTGCCCGGCCAGGCGGACAAAAGCTGGCGGGGGAGGGACCTCTCCAAACGTCCTTATCTGAAAAACAATCTGCCGTTCAAAGGCATCATGCTCTCTTCGGTCTACCACAGCCAATTCTCTGACAGGGAGTGTGTCACCGCCCTTCAGGCCGTCAGGAGGGATGAGGCGCTACTGGGTTTCATTGCAGCCGATTTCTCCCTCGACAAACTGGTTGCCGATGAAGAGCACATCAAGGAACCACAACATTGGCAGCAGTTCAAAGGCGATCCCGCGGTGCGCGGCACCCTGTTCATGCAGCAGAGGATCCAGAGCCGGTTGGATGAAAATATCGATTCGGTTCATGCGACCATCTATGACCTGATGACGCAACATGGGATTTTTCACTGTAAGATCCACTACTCCAGCGGCCGTTGCTCATTCTGGGTGCTTAACGATCCGTATACTTACCAGGTACATGGCGTTGACGAGATCGTCGACCCGGATATCGTACTGGCCTATCCTCTCCACCGTTATCCGGAAAGGGCCAAAGTATCGCCACAGCAGATACGCGAGGTATTCAGTGAGTTCAAGGCTCTGCGCTTTGCCGACGAAACCATCTATCTGCGCAGTGCCTCAATCAATATCATGAATGGCATGTTGGGCCTCACATTCTCCTGCGACGGTTCGCACTACATGCCCGTGGAGGAGTTTATCGAGAAGAATCTGGGATTCTGGATCGGCGAACTTGCCTCAGACCGACAATCAACGGGGGACTAGGGCAAGCGATAGTTGTTTTGCGTCACCAGATCGACACCGCACTCAAGGCTATCGATCCAATTGATGAACTCATTGACAACCTTTTTACCCAGAAACGACCGGCCGTGCTGCGGCACTATCATGTCGATATCGAGTTGACGAACCATGTTCGCCCACAGATTGCACACCTTGTTCGAGTTCATATAGCGCCTGTGGAAACCTTCCATATAAGGCATTATCTCCGATAACTTCTTCACCGGGGCATTCAGATCACCCGGGGGGAGATTGGCGCCGAGATCACCTGAAAAGAGGATGCGGCTGACCGGATCATAAAACTGAAAATTACCCTCTGCATGGAGAAAATGCGCAGGCAAGGCCATCAAGCGAATATTGCCCAGTTCCAGATTGATCCCCTCATCGGGAATCGGCACAACCCGATCCTGTAACCTGCCGGGTCGGGTAAAATGGGGTATGAAACGTTCCCACAATGCGGGAACCACCACCTTGCAGTCGGTGCCCACCAGCCATTTATTCACCGATGCGACGATATCCGGATCCTGATGCGACGCGATGACATAGTCCAGTCTCTTGACATTCATGTAATCACTGATGGCCATGAACAGGCGGGAATAGGTCAATTCACCGCCTGGATCGATCAAAGCCGCGTGTTGATGATCATAGATCAGAAACTGATTCGCCTGGACGGCTTCACCCGATACCAGATCTCTGAATGCCACACAGATGTGACTACCATTATTAAATAACTCAACTGACATAATCTTTGCTACATCTTAATTTCATGTGTCTAAAAGATCGGCTGGTGATGAATTCAATGGCCAATATGAGACAATTATCGACAGAACTCGGAAAAGCTTAACTGGATCATAGTATATTTCAAGAAAAATCAGCCGACTATTGTAAAACTACTCTATAAACCAATGGTGGAATCCGAGATGCTGTCCCATAGTTGGAACCTCTCACCAAGTGAAGCGGTTGTCCTACAGAATAGCTTGAGGCGGCAGGTCGTCGACCGAAACTGTTACACTGAACTGCAGCGCATTGCCGGTGTGGATGTGGGATTCGAGGCCCATGGCAGCATCACACGTGCCGCAATTGTGGTCTTGAGTTATCCCCAGCTGCAGCCCCTGGAACAGTCGATCGCCAGGCTACCCACCTCTTTCCCCTATATTCCAGGCCTGCTCTCTTTCCGGGAAGTACCGGCCATTCTGCAAGCGCTGTCCAAACTCCAGCAACCTCCCGATATTTTTCTCTGCGATGGGCAGGGTATGGCGCATCCACGACGCTTCGGGCTTGCGTGCCATCTCGGGGTGTATACCGACATACCCAGCGTGGGTGTCGCCAAAACCCGTTTGATCGGAAGCCATGCCGCTGTCCCTGTGGAGAAGGGGAGATGGGTTCCGCTGATTGACAAGGATGAGATGATAGGTGCCGTTTTACGTACGCGTAACGGTGTGAAACCTCTCTATATATCCATCGGACACAAGATCTCCCTGGAGCGCTCGATCGAGCTGGTGCTGGCTTGTACAACCCGTTATAAATTACCTGAAACAACCCGTGCCGCCCATCGCTTGGCATCTGGTTGATAGCAACCGAACTCCCAATAATCTCTTCCGGGTTTTCTAGGTCC
This sequence is a window from Candidatus Thiodiazotropha sp. LNASS1. Protein-coding genes within it:
- a CDS encoding NAD(P)-dependent oxidoreductase, which gives rise to MREGKTMKVALLGLGLMGLPIAHRLVHCGHDVIAWNRSKERLKIAKEEGLSVESSLTAAVTAGDVLILTLSDAKAIKDVLFDSSVKPLIKGKSILQMGTISPDESRDIGASVEAAGGDYLEVPVLGSIPEAKSGELIVMAAGSESAYHQTLLMLRGLGKEVEHLGPVGKGAAVKLAMNQLIASLTVGFSQSLGLIRAEGVEVEQFMGLLRQSALYAPTFDKKLKKFMEHDYSNPNFPLKHLIKDIALFQQVTEASGMNSEISNATLKVLLNGQDAGYGDEDYSSLYEAINPGFDAETDIGC
- the hemE gene encoding uroporphyrinogen decarboxylase, with the translated sequence MARLKNDRFLRALCREPVDVTPVWMMRQAGRYLPEYRATRSKAGSFMDLCRNPDLACEVTIQPLDRYPLDAAILFSDILTVPDAMGLGLYFTEGEGPHFERPVRDEAAIEGLAVPDMEDDLGYVMDAVRTIRRELQGRVPLIGFSGSPWTLATYMVEGGGTKNFSKVKGMMFDRPDLMHRLLSKIADVVAAYLNAQIDAGAQAVMIFDTWGGVLTPQHYEAFSLAYMRQILQVLKRETEGRKVPAILFTKGGGLWLEQMADSGCDALGIDWTLSLADARRRVGDRVALQGNLDPCTLYASPQRIREAVAQVLASFGKGSGHVFNLGHGIHPEIDPEHAGVFVEAVHDLSRVYHAEE
- a CDS encoding MBL fold metallo-hydrolase translates to MAFRDLVSGEAVQANQFLIYDHQHAALIDPGGELTYSRLFMAISDYMNVKRLDYVIASHQDPDIVASVNKWLVGTDCKVVVPALWERFIPHFTRPGRLQDRVVPIPDEGINLELGNIRLMALPAHFLHAEGNFQFYDPVSRILFSGDLGANLPPGDLNAPVKKLSEIMPYMEGFHRRYMNSNKVCNLWANMVRQLDIDMIVPQHGRSFLGKKVVNEFINWIDSLECGVDLVTQNNYRLP
- the nfi gene encoding deoxyribonuclease V (cleaves DNA at apurinic or apyrimidinic sites), translated to MLSHSWNLSPSEAVVLQNSLRRQVVDRNCYTELQRIAGVDVGFEAHGSITRAAIVVLSYPQLQPLEQSIARLPTSFPYIPGLLSFREVPAILQALSKLQQPPDIFLCDGQGMAHPRRFGLACHLGVYTDIPSVGVAKTRLIGSHAAVPVEKGRWVPLIDKDEMIGAVLRTRNGVKPLYISIGHKISLERSIELVLACTTRYKLPETTRAAHRLASG